The following coding sequences lie in one Tichowtungia aerotolerans genomic window:
- a CDS encoding ribose-phosphate diphosphokinase produces MKILAGTAHQDLARRIAKAVGTELCAAEIRKFPDGEIFVKITENIRGRDVFIIQPTSFPPNDNLMELLIMIDAAKRASAKRITAVLPYYGYARQDRKDQPRVPITAKLVANLLVAAGINRILTMDLHAQQIQGFFDIPVDHLYAAPVIVKYLREKTPENLVVVAPDTGGMKQAAAYADMLGAGVAVVGKERKSAEDVAATHLVGNVKGCNAVLVDDMTSTAGTLTAAARLLVDAGAASIRAVVSHSLLNCKGVERLANSPIEELVITDSVPQRCDVGEKVKVLSVAELLAEAIQRIHSNSSVTSLFEIT; encoded by the coding sequence GTGAAAATTCTAGCAGGGACAGCGCATCAGGATCTGGCTCGGCGGATCGCAAAGGCCGTCGGTACGGAGCTTTGTGCCGCAGAGATCCGTAAATTTCCTGATGGTGAGATTTTCGTGAAAATCACGGAAAATATCCGCGGACGGGATGTATTTATCATTCAGCCGACTTCGTTTCCGCCGAATGATAACCTGATGGAGCTGCTGATTATGATCGATGCGGCCAAGCGAGCCTCGGCCAAACGCATTACGGCAGTTCTTCCTTATTACGGCTATGCGCGCCAGGACCGCAAGGATCAGCCGCGTGTGCCGATTACGGCTAAACTGGTTGCCAACCTGCTGGTTGCCGCCGGCATTAACCGCATTCTGACGATGGACCTGCACGCTCAGCAGATTCAGGGCTTTTTTGATATTCCGGTGGATCATCTGTATGCGGCACCGGTGATTGTGAAGTATTTACGCGAAAAAACACCGGAAAATCTTGTCGTGGTTGCTCCGGATACCGGTGGAATGAAGCAGGCTGCGGCCTATGCAGATATGCTTGGCGCCGGTGTGGCTGTGGTCGGCAAGGAGCGCAAGAGCGCTGAAGATGTCGCGGCCACCCATTTGGTAGGAAATGTAAAAGGCTGCAATGCGGTGCTGGTGGACGATATGACCTCCACTGCGGGCACGCTGACTGCGGCGGCCCGCCTGCTGGTCGACGCCGGAGCGGCATCCATTCGGGCTGTCGTGAGCCATTCGCTGCTGAACTGCAAGGGTGTGGAGCGTTTGGCCAATTCGCCGATTGAAGAGCTTGTGATTACAGACAGCGTTCCGCAGCGCTGTGATGTCGGTGAAAAAGTCAAGGTGCTTTCGGTTGCTGAACTGCTGGCCGAAGCCATTCAGCGTATTCACAGCAACAGCTCGGTGACATCGCTTTTTGAAATTACGTAG
- a CDS encoding energy transducer TonB, translated as MNKSCPFERLTRLAALCLCGAVYLIVLVLVFQGLENQRNAAVPVASAVKLSFVQAELQAEPAPLPEPAPKPEPKPEPEEADVALEDVPEEPMPEPTPEPPREEPPRPEAPVAQVSQEAAAPVYSVAPDQVQGWVIEQIEREKYYPPAAERFGLQGTFDLLVILDEHGTILSAEVLGGEGHRILRQALEKMLVKLPGRSFGQPIGETLAFEVEFSFEPF; from the coding sequence GTGAATAAGTCGTGTCCATTTGAGCGGTTGACCCGCCTCGCTGCATTGTGTCTGTGCGGGGCGGTTTACCTGATCGTGCTGGTCCTTGTTTTCCAGGGTTTGGAGAATCAGCGGAATGCCGCAGTGCCGGTGGCGAGTGCTGTGAAGCTGAGTTTTGTGCAGGCGGAGCTGCAGGCCGAGCCTGCGCCGCTTCCTGAGCCTGCGCCGAAACCGGAGCCGAAACCGGAGCCGGAGGAGGCGGATGTGGCTTTGGAGGACGTTCCTGAGGAGCCGATGCCGGAACCGACCCCCGAGCCGCCGCGGGAAGAACCTCCGAGACCGGAAGCGCCGGTGGCTCAGGTATCGCAGGAAGCGGCGGCTCCGGTGTACTCGGTTGCTCCGGATCAGGTGCAGGGCTGGGTGATTGAGCAGATTGAGCGGGAAAAATATTATCCTCCGGCTGCCGAGCGCTTTGGCCTGCAGGGTACATTTGATTTGTTGGTGATTCTTGATGAGCATGGAACCATTCTTTCCGCGGAGGTTCTGGGGGGTGAGGGACATCGAATTTTGCGGCAGGCACTGGAAAAGATGCTGGTGAAGCTTCCCGGGCGCAGTTTCGGACAGCCGATCGGTGAAACGTTGGCGTTTGAGGTTGAGTTCAGCTTCGAGCCTTTTTGA
- a CDS encoding ExbD/TolR family protein, with product MLEDWSLDKEFDEEIDLTPLIDVVFILLIFFFITSTFIQPSLPVNLAKAASASASAERKEQLVITIDADGTLFHDGIVLIREEIPTLIRSNPDLGINLFVDRAAPFESFLSVIDETRLQGRDDVSITTLPAGRE from the coding sequence ATGTTGGAAGATTGGTCACTGGATAAAGAATTTGATGAGGAGATCGACCTGACGCCGCTGATCGACGTGGTGTTTATTCTGCTGATCTTTTTTTTCATCACATCAACCTTTATTCAGCCTTCGCTGCCGGTGAATCTGGCGAAGGCGGCGTCCGCTTCGGCTTCGGCCGAACGCAAGGAGCAGCTGGTGATTACCATCGATGCGGATGGAACGCTTTTTCATGACGGCATTGTTTTAATTCGCGAAGAAATCCCGACGCTGATTCGCTCGAATCCGGATCTCGGGATCAATCTGTTTGTGGATCGTGCGGCGCCGTTCGAATCGTTTTTGTCGGTGATTGACGAAACCCGCCTGCAGGGGCGAGATGATGTTTCGATAACCACGTTGCCGGCCGGACGTGAATAA
- a CDS encoding MotA/TolQ/ExbB proton channel family protein — MMFEAVYAKIGPAGLVIAVLSFVSLYLFLSGLIYLAVVPVGFRRFVAALKKKSPTVTEEDAAKNPIAHVLLTALAHRTARSELQGEVAYLFQRNLSGTTVSLTILRLISVISPLLGLLGTVLGITRVFREMSLQAAVDNAALAGGIWEALITTIMGLTVAIPTLVFYYLLRLRTRSLMIGTIEAARELMIGQDEN, encoded by the coding sequence ATGATGTTTGAAGCCGTTTATGCAAAAATCGGGCCGGCGGGCTTAGTGATCGCAGTGCTCTCTTTTGTCAGCCTTTATCTCTTCCTGTCCGGACTCATTTATCTGGCGGTGGTGCCGGTCGGGTTCCGTCGGTTTGTAGCCGCGCTGAAAAAAAAGTCGCCGACCGTAACAGAAGAGGATGCGGCAAAAAATCCGATTGCGCATGTGCTCTTGACAGCATTGGCGCACAGGACCGCACGATCAGAGCTGCAGGGAGAGGTCGCTTACCTGTTCCAGCGCAATCTCAGCGGAACAACCGTATCGCTCACGATTCTGCGCCTGATTTCTGTGATTTCCCCGCTGCTTGGGCTGCTCGGAACGGTTTTGGGAATTACTCGTGTGTTTCGCGAAATGTCGCTGCAGGCGGCGGTGGATAATGCTGCGTTGGCCGGCGGAATCTGGGAAGCGCTCATTACGACGATTATGGGACTGACTGTTGCGATTCCGACGCTGGTGTTTTACTACCTGCTCCGCCTGCGCACCCGGTCTTTGATGATCGGGACGATTGAGGCTGCCCGTGAATTGATGATTGGCCAAGACGAAAATTAA
- a CDS encoding alpha-L-rhamnosidase-related protein gives MKTNWKWIWCAQNDVRDYNQTVLFKKEFELASVDAATLRITADSWYRVSINGKWVHDGPARAYPNHFQHDTHDVGGLLKAGKNRIEVVVRYFGIGTFHQIPQQAGLLAQLDTPEGSIATDSTWLASPSYAWQQWTPKVSIQMEPVEEYDARLSSVFDWQPAVEQKRPGRVTARQVGLLTQKPVRPKELRSVSVVKRSGLQYTVPVAQIAHPGLTEANGTTTRPVALAGVFKVRKKQQFDFSDKAHKSDIANPDSGNWAVAVNGRILKSGKVTLAAGSHQVFFFCKSFLGHEKDLTFSWLDMPGGQWSDWQVAVFDKYLLADNDRLWFSFPNRQLEKLRKGWLMQIEAVAKAQTLPEESLRSIPTEQVFMSDFSGEFAAREPLGAADRLFDGKVVKPSRQGDVELCFDLGGQVCGYFEFSIKADEGVIVDINAIEFIREDGVLQHVHDYNRNGLRYVTKKGMNRFTSLKRRSGRYLFVTLRNQKTPVEIKQFRVIESTAPVQATGSFKCSDPMLNKAWAMSERTLQLCMEDTFTDCPLYEQTLWIGDARNEALYAFAAYANFDVSARSLELGAQSLEQFPIVGCQVPSSWDCILPAWSFLWGMHVWEHYFHSGDRRFLKKLWPAVQQNIDGALGLLNADGLFSGEFWNLIEWAPIDEAQPTVMHNNMLLVGALRAAENCAEILKDSKAQKKFAAARKKLVRAINATWNDKKGSYPDSIRKSGKPSPKICQHTSMFPVMFDMIPKGKKEVLRRNLLNPTKDMTVVSAPFAMQFMYEALEELGEYDAVLESICKGFQPMVDAGADTVWETFAGSTCSPKGFPTRSHCHAWSSSPIWFLNRIVLGIRQTAVGGKAFEISPWLSNLKNARGATATPQGPVSVSWKVSGGRLNVKIRAPKGVKVEFKPNASHEGLDANVEIL, from the coding sequence ATGAAGACTAACTGGAAATGGATTTGGTGTGCGCAGAATGATGTCCGGGATTACAACCAGACGGTTTTGTTTAAAAAGGAATTTGAGCTTGCGAGCGTTGATGCGGCAACGCTGAGGATTACAGCGGACAGCTGGTACCGCGTTTCCATTAACGGAAAGTGGGTTCATGATGGACCGGCCCGGGCTTATCCAAATCATTTCCAGCATGATACGCATGACGTCGGCGGTCTGCTGAAGGCCGGTAAAAACAGAATTGAAGTGGTCGTCCGCTATTTTGGTATTGGCACCTTTCATCAGATTCCGCAGCAGGCCGGACTGCTCGCTCAGCTCGATACACCCGAAGGTTCCATTGCTACGGATTCCACCTGGCTGGCGTCGCCTTCCTATGCCTGGCAGCAGTGGACTCCGAAAGTTTCGATCCAGATGGAGCCGGTGGAAGAATACGATGCGCGACTGTCCAGCGTGTTTGACTGGCAGCCGGCGGTGGAACAGAAACGTCCCGGTCGCGTCACGGCACGTCAGGTCGGCCTGTTGACCCAAAAGCCGGTTCGCCCCAAAGAACTTCGCAGTGTGTCGGTTGTTAAACGCTCCGGGCTGCAGTACACGGTGCCGGTTGCGCAGATTGCACATCCCGGTCTCACTGAGGCCAACGGAACCACGACGCGTCCGGTGGCTCTGGCGGGTGTTTTCAAAGTGCGTAAAAAACAGCAGTTTGATTTCTCAGACAAAGCGCATAAATCGGATATTGCCAATCCGGACTCGGGAAACTGGGCCGTGGCGGTAAATGGACGGATTTTGAAGTCCGGCAAGGTTACGCTGGCCGCCGGATCGCATCAGGTTTTCTTCTTCTGTAAGTCGTTTCTGGGCCATGAGAAAGACCTGACCTTCTCCTGGTTGGATATGCCCGGCGGGCAGTGGAGCGACTGGCAGGTTGCTGTGTTTGACAAATACCTGCTGGCCGACAACGACCGCCTCTGGTTTTCCTTCCCGAACAGGCAGCTCGAGAAACTGCGTAAAGGGTGGTTGATGCAGATCGAAGCTGTAGCCAAAGCGCAGACGCTTCCGGAAGAAAGTCTTCGTTCTATTCCGACGGAACAGGTGTTCATGAGCGATTTTTCCGGGGAGTTTGCCGCCCGCGAGCCGTTGGGGGCTGCGGATCGTCTGTTCGACGGAAAGGTTGTCAAGCCGTCGCGTCAGGGGGATGTGGAACTCTGCTTTGACCTCGGCGGGCAGGTCTGCGGTTATTTCGAATTTTCAATCAAAGCCGATGAGGGTGTCATCGTGGATATCAATGCGATTGAGTTTATCCGCGAGGACGGTGTGTTGCAGCATGTGCATGATTACAACCGTAACGGCCTGCGGTATGTGACGAAAAAAGGAATGAACCGCTTTACATCGCTTAAGCGCCGTTCGGGCCGCTATCTGTTTGTAACGCTGCGCAACCAGAAGACTCCGGTGGAAATCAAGCAGTTCCGCGTGATCGAATCGACTGCGCCGGTTCAGGCGACCGGTTCGTTTAAGTGCAGCGATCCGATGCTCAACAAAGCCTGGGCGATGTCGGAACGCACTCTGCAACTCTGCATGGAAGATACGTTTACCGACTGTCCGCTGTACGAGCAGACGCTTTGGATCGGCGACGCCCGCAACGAGGCACTCTATGCTTTCGCAGCGTATGCCAACTTTGATGTTTCCGCCCGCAGTCTGGAACTCGGCGCCCAGTCGCTGGAGCAGTTCCCGATTGTCGGATGCCAGGTGCCGTCGTCGTGGGACTGCATTCTGCCGGCGTGGAGCTTCCTGTGGGGTATGCACGTGTGGGAGCATTACTTCCACAGCGGCGACCGGCGCTTCCTGAAAAAGCTGTGGCCGGCCGTGCAGCAGAATATTGACGGCGCGCTCGGCCTGCTCAATGCCGACGGCCTGTTCAGCGGCGAGTTCTGGAATCTGATCGAATGGGCTCCGATTGACGAGGCCCAGCCGACGGTGATGCATAACAACATGCTGCTGGTCGGCGCGCTGCGCGCTGCCGAAAACTGCGCCGAAATCCTGAAGGACAGCAAGGCTCAGAAGAAATTTGCTGCCGCCCGCAAAAAACTGGTGCGCGCCATCAATGCGACCTGGAACGACAAAAAGGGTTCGTATCCCGACAGTATTCGCAAGAGCGGAAAGCCGAGCCCGAAAATCTGCCAGCATACCTCCATGTTCCCGGTGATGTTTGATATGATTCCGAAAGGTAAAAAAGAGGTGCTGCGTCGGAATCTTCTCAATCCGACGAAGGATATGACGGTGGTCAGCGCTCCGTTTGCCATGCAGTTTATGTATGAAGCGCTTGAAGAGCTCGGAGAATACGATGCCGTGCTGGAGTCCATCTGCAAAGGATTTCAGCCGATGGTTGATGCCGGAGCAGATACGGTTTGGGAAACATTTGCCGGAAGTACCTGTTCGCCGAAAGGCTTCCCGACGCGCAGCCATTGTCACGCGTGGTCGTCGAGTCCGATCTGGTTCCTGAACCGCATCGTTCTCGGAATCCGCCAGACCGCCGTCGGCGGCAAGGCGTTTGAAATCAGCCCGTGGCTCAGCAACCTGAAAAATGCCCGGGGAGCAACAGCGACCCCGCAAGGTCCGGTTTCCGTGAGCTGGAAAGTCAGTGGCGGTAGACTGAACGTGAAAATCCGTGCACCGAAAGGTGTCAAAGTGGAATTTAAGCCGAATGCCAGCCACGAAGGGCTGGACGCGAACGTTGAAATTCTCTGA
- a CDS encoding nitroreductase family protein, producing MNFREIVEADRSYRRFQQGRAIEKSVLEELVNLARISASSANLQPLKYKLSCDADTNARIFPYLNWAGYLTEWVGPEKGERPAAYIVVLGDTEISRHFGYDPGIASQTILLGAAEKGLGGCMIGSLDRRGLADALDISGRYEILLVLAMGIPDETVRLTEATDSIRYYRDEQDEHVVPKRPLSEVIL from the coding sequence ATGAATTTCAGAGAGATCGTGGAAGCGGATCGGAGTTATCGTCGGTTTCAACAGGGCCGGGCCATCGAGAAGTCCGTGCTGGAGGAACTGGTGAATCTGGCCCGAATCAGTGCATCAAGTGCTAATCTGCAGCCTCTCAAATATAAACTGTCTTGTGATGCAGACACCAATGCACGGATTTTTCCGTACCTGAACTGGGCCGGATATCTGACGGAATGGGTTGGACCGGAAAAGGGCGAGCGCCCTGCGGCATATATTGTGGTGCTGGGAGATACAGAGATCTCCAGACATTTCGGGTATGATCCCGGGATTGCTTCTCAGACCATTCTGCTCGGAGCTGCGGAAAAGGGACTCGGCGGGTGCATGATCGGATCGCTGGACCGCCGGGGTCTGGCGGACGCACTGGACATTTCCGGCCGATACGAAATCCTTCTGGTGCTGGCAATGGGTATTCCGGACGAAACCGTCCGACTGACTGAGGCGACGGATTCGATTCGGTATTATCGTGACGAACAGGATGAGCATGTGGTGCCGAAACGTCCGCTGTCCGAAGTGATACTGTAA
- a CDS encoding C39 family peptidase yields the protein MKQLIVFICVTVLSILPAKARTWTNTKGKTFEAEVVWINEDKEVKLASANGETIVVPFAGLSAENEEYLEDLLFRQIHGEPHPVSWKKMNELFGLNIWKDVYVFDDHTKPAGERMQLEKESETDFMENYRAYPLGKEQILSEPVYTSVLYGGKQYVESLCFVFLNQGDIPLPEQMSDGFVETMTEDIEASGMRVHDAIVPILGEPKRDTIGKGSMREKVWRWDWNDQSMLLSVQEGKYAMMRILPAELADRSGKVEEVESRELRKQMKSCVERRDNGDVIIRNIPMIDQGPKGYCSPATWERYLRYLGIPANMYQLANAGNTGIGGGTHTKEMIDATESLLFTNGRNLKEIEDPLEIQTISEYIDDGMPIMWSFATSSDLQREINRHNARRNERKIEEKENTGANVHGGHICLIMGYNRKIQEFAISDSWGPKFNERWVPIDLIDYIPYSVMNVIRW from the coding sequence ATGAAACAGCTCATCGTTTTTATCTGTGTTACGGTTCTTTCGATCCTGCCGGCAAAAGCCCGCACATGGACGAATACCAAGGGAAAAACATTCGAGGCGGAAGTCGTCTGGATCAATGAAGATAAAGAAGTCAAACTCGCCTCCGCCAACGGAGAAACAATTGTTGTTCCGTTCGCAGGCCTCTCTGCCGAAAATGAAGAATATCTGGAAGACCTTCTGTTCCGCCAGATTCATGGAGAGCCGCACCCGGTCTCATGGAAAAAGATGAACGAACTGTTCGGGCTCAATATATGGAAAGACGTTTATGTTTTCGACGACCACACCAAACCGGCCGGCGAGCGTATGCAGCTGGAAAAAGAATCGGAAACCGACTTCATGGAAAATTACCGCGCGTATCCTCTGGGGAAAGAACAGATTCTTTCTGAGCCGGTTTACACCAGCGTGCTGTACGGCGGAAAACAATATGTGGAAAGCCTCTGCTTCGTATTCCTGAATCAGGGCGACATCCCGCTTCCGGAGCAGATGAGCGACGGATTTGTCGAAACAATGACTGAAGACATTGAGGCAAGCGGCATGCGCGTACACGATGCGATTGTTCCGATTCTGGGTGAGCCGAAGCGTGACACCATCGGTAAAGGTTCGATGCGTGAAAAGGTCTGGCGCTGGGACTGGAACGATCAGTCAATGCTGCTCAGCGTACAGGAAGGCAAATATGCAATGATGCGTATTCTGCCGGCCGAACTCGCAGATCGTTCCGGAAAGGTCGAAGAGGTCGAAAGCAGAGAACTGCGCAAACAAATGAAATCCTGCGTGGAGCGGCGTGACAACGGCGATGTCATCATCCGCAACATTCCGATGATCGATCAGGGACCGAAAGGCTATTGCTCCCCTGCCACATGGGAACGCTATCTTCGATATCTCGGAATTCCGGCCAACATGTACCAGCTGGCCAACGCCGGCAACACCGGCATCGGTGGCGGAACCCATACAAAAGAAATGATCGATGCGACCGAAAGCCTTCTTTTTACAAACGGAAGGAATCTGAAAGAAATTGAGGACCCGCTCGAAATCCAAACCATTTCTGAGTATATCGATGATGGCATGCCGATCATGTGGTCGTTCGCAACATCATCTGACCTCCAGCGGGAAATCAACCGGCATAACGCCCGCAGGAACGAACGAAAAATTGAAGAAAAAGAAAACACCGGCGCCAATGTCCACGGCGGACACATCTGTCTGATTATGGGATATAACCGGAAAATTCAGGAGTTCGCGATCTCCGACAGCTGGGGCCCGAAATTCAATGAACGATGGGTTCCCATTGATTTAATCGACTACATACCGTACAGCGTCATGAATGTCATCAGATGGTAA
- a CDS encoding aldose 1-epimerase family protein: MTANELRRYVGTMDQLARIRTSVLDDGRGRGIRIADVDNGSGLRFTVLLDRGMDIGDASFNGTPVAYQTPVGLVHPSRFESDGFRWLRSFGGGLLAGCGMRTAGNPAPEAGMEVAGPLGLHGRLSNIPAEDVSISKEWKNGRYELRVSGTVREVSFFGENLELRRTISTAMGDNSIAIRDEIVNRGVRSSPLMMIYHINLGYPLLSEDSVVEGKSLNTTPRNDAAAACIDRWSECHVPTAGCAETCYYHDVETDKDGMARMTLKNKKSGCEVEVAFRKAELPFFTQWKMMGEQEYVMGLEPANCHPDGQAAEQEAGTLRVVEPGEAVQHSVIISFR; this comes from the coding sequence ATGACAGCGAATGAACTCAGGAGATATGTCGGCACGATGGACCAACTGGCGAGGATTCGCACATCGGTGCTGGATGACGGGCGCGGTCGTGGAATCCGCATAGCGGACGTTGATAATGGAAGCGGCCTGCGCTTTACGGTTTTGCTTGATCGCGGCATGGACATCGGTGACGCCTCGTTTAACGGAACGCCGGTGGCGTATCAGACGCCGGTAGGACTGGTGCATCCCTCCCGTTTTGAGTCGGACGGTTTCCGCTGGCTGCGCAGTTTCGGCGGCGGCCTGCTGGCCGGCTGCGGGATGCGCACGGCCGGCAATCCGGCGCCCGAAGCAGGCATGGAGGTCGCCGGACCGCTCGGGCTGCATGGACGTCTTTCCAATATTCCTGCCGAAGACGTAAGCATTTCCAAGGAATGGAAAAACGGTCGTTATGAACTCCGTGTCAGCGGAACGGTGCGCGAGGTCAGTTTTTTTGGCGAGAACCTAGAACTTCGGCGGACCATCTCGACGGCGATGGGGGATAACTCGATTGCGATCCGGGATGAGATTGTTAACCGCGGCGTTCGTTCGTCGCCGCTGATGATGATTTATCACATCAATCTCGGTTATCCACTGCTGAGCGAAGATTCGGTGGTGGAAGGAAAGTCCCTCAACACGACGCCGCGCAACGATGCTGCAGCCGCCTGCATTGATAGATGGAGCGAGTGCCATGTGCCGACTGCCGGCTGTGCCGAAACCTGTTATTACCACGATGTCGAAACCGATAAAGATGGCATGGCCCGCATGACGCTCAAAAATAAAAAATCCGGCTGCGAGGTTGAGGTGGCCTTCCGCAAGGCCGAGCTGCCGTTTTTTACCCAGTGGAAAATGATGGGCGAGCAGGAATATGTGATGGGGCTGGAGCCTGCCAACTGCCATCCGGACGGGCAGGCCGCCGAGCAGGAGGCCGGTACATTAAGGGTGGTTGAGCCGGGAGAAGCGGTTCAGCATTCCGTGATCATCTCTTTCAGATGA
- a CDS encoding mannitol dehydrogenase family protein has protein sequence MKTFLGIGLGPIQTSIFLDGAFRGGFDRLVIADVDTALIESIRANDGTIRINIASNTEVTTETISGVEIYNPTVPEEAAKLVEAAAMADEVATALPSIAFFKHLGWLKEGFGKEPDRRRFVYAAENHNHAAEELEKEIGSFANTQTLNTVIGKMSCIFPAEECVRRDIPTLTPDADRGHLVEAFNKILIQSCDGLSERMVQGLYDKPDLLPFEEAKLYGHNAVHLWLGLYAQQNGALFMHEMADEVDLLAWARKAFVDESGVALCKKWAGVDELFTSDGFAAYADDLLERMVNPYLTDRVDRVCRDLERKLSWDDRLIGTMRVVLSQDVFPNVFAEGAAKAAVHLFGKDVEKIRAGFEALWGVWNEEATFVWLQIAPHLREEI, from the coding sequence ATGAAAACATTTCTCGGGATCGGCCTGGGGCCGATCCAGACCAGTATCTTTCTCGACGGCGCATTCCGCGGCGGCTTTGACCGGCTTGTCATTGCGGATGTGGATACGGCGTTGATTGAATCCATTCGTGCCAATGACGGAACGATCCGGATCAACATTGCTTCGAATACAGAAGTAACCACTGAAACGATTTCCGGAGTCGAAATTTATAATCCGACCGTTCCGGAAGAGGCCGCGAAGCTGGTTGAAGCTGCGGCAATGGCGGATGAAGTCGCGACAGCGCTTCCGAGTATTGCATTTTTTAAACACCTCGGCTGGCTGAAGGAAGGTTTTGGAAAAGAGCCTGATCGCCGCCGGTTTGTTTATGCGGCCGAAAACCACAATCATGCGGCGGAAGAACTCGAAAAGGAAATCGGTTCGTTTGCCAACACGCAAACTCTCAATACCGTGATCGGGAAAATGAGCTGCATTTTCCCGGCCGAGGAATGTGTGCGGCGCGACATTCCGACACTGACGCCGGACGCGGATCGCGGACATTTGGTCGAAGCGTTCAATAAAATCCTGATCCAGTCCTGCGATGGACTCAGCGAGCGGATGGTGCAGGGGCTGTACGACAAGCCCGATCTGCTTCCGTTCGAAGAGGCCAAACTCTACGGGCATAATGCGGTTCACCTCTGGCTCGGCCTGTATGCACAGCAGAACGGCGCTTTGTTTATGCATGAGATGGCAGATGAGGTCGATCTGCTGGCCTGGGCGCGCAAGGCGTTTGTTGATGAGTCCGGTGTGGCACTGTGCAAAAAGTGGGCCGGTGTGGATGAGCTGTTTACGTCGGACGGGTTCGCGGCCTATGCCGACGATCTGCTCGAGAGAATGGTCAACCCGTATCTTACCGACCGGGTGGATCGTGTCTGTCGCGATCTCGAGCGAAAGCTGAGCTGGGACGATCGGTTGATCGGGACGATGCGTGTTGTGCTGAGTCAGGATGTTTTCCCGAATGTTTTTGCTGAAGGGGCCGCGAAGGCCGCGGTTCATCTTTTCGGGAAAGATGTTGAAAAAATTCGAGCCGGGTTCGAAGCACTTTGGGGAGTTTGGAACGAAGAGGCCACGTTTGTATGGTTGCAGATCGCTCCGCATTTAAGAGAGGAAATCTGA